One Mangifera indica cultivar Alphonso chromosome 4, CATAS_Mindica_2.1, whole genome shotgun sequence genomic region harbors:
- the LOC123213945 gene encoding alpha,alpha-trehalose-phosphate synthase [UDP-forming] 6-like isoform X2, whose translation MSRRIPRVMTVAGILSDIDDDLSETVCSDPSSSSNQRERIIIVANQLPIRAQRKSDSGKGCKGWIFSLDENSLLLQLKDGLGDDNIEVIYVGCLKEEIQMNEQEEVSQILLETFKCIPVFLPQDLFSRYYHGFCKQQLWPLFHYMLPLSPDLGGRFNRSLWQAYVSSNKIFADRIMEVINPEDDFVWIHDYHLMVLPTFLRKRFNRVKLGFFLHSPFPSSEIYKTLPIREELLRALLNSDLIGFHTFDYARHFLSCCSRMLGLTYESKRGYIGLEYYGRTVSIKILPVGIHMGQLQSVLSLPETEAKVAELIKQFRDQGRIMLLGVDDMDIFKGISLKLLAMEQLLVQHPEWQGKVVLVQIANPARGRGKDVKEVQAETYSTVERINETFGKPGYDPVLLVDQPLKFYERIAYYVVAECCLVTAVRDGMNLIPYEYIISRQGNEILDKVLGLEPSASKKSMLVVSEFIGCSPSLSGAIRVNPWNIDAVADAMDCALEMQDQEKQLRHEKHYRYVSTHDVGYWARSFLQDLERTCCEHEHRRCWGIGFGLSFRVVALDQSFRKLSMEHIVSAYKRTTTRAILLDYDGTLMPQGTIDKSPNSKTIEILNSLCRDKNNMVFLVSAKSRKTLAEWFAPCDKLGIAAEHGYFLRLSQDEEWETCIPVADCSWKQIAEPVMKLYTETTDGSTIEDKETALVWCYEDADPDFGSCQAKELLDHLESVLANEPVTVKSGQNLVEVKPQGVSKGLVAKRLLSTMQEKAMSPDFVLCIGDDRSDEDMFEVIISSMAGPSIAPKAEVFACTVGRKPSKAKYYLDDTVEIVRLMQGLASVTEQMHPALP comes from the exons ATCATAATTGTGGCCAATCAGTTGCCTATTAGGGCACAACGAAAATCGGATAGTGGAAAGGGTTGCAAAGGCTGGATTTTCAGTTTGGATGAGAATTCGCTTCTTCTCCAATTGAAAGATGGATTAGGAGATGATAATATTGAAGTGATATATGTTGGATGTTTGAAGGAAGAGATTCAAATGAATGAACAAGAAGAGGTGTCACAAATACTTTTGGAGACCTTTAAATGCATCCCAGTTTTTCTCCCACAAGATCTTTTTAGCCGGTACTATCATGGGTTTTGTAAGCAACAATTATGGCCTTTGTTTCATTACATGCTACCTTTATCACCAGACCTTGGTGGCAGGTTTAATCGGTCATTATGGCaagcatatgtttcatcaaataagattttTGCTGATAGGATAATGGAGGTGATTAACCCGGAAGATGATTTTGTGTGGATCCATGATTATCATCTAATGGTGTTACCGACTTTCTTGAGGAAGAGATTCAATAGGGTGAAGCTTGGGTTTTTTCTGCATAGCCCATTCCCTTCGTCAGAGATTTACAAGACATTGCCAATCAGGGAAGAACTTTTGCGAGCCCTTTTGAATTCGGATTTAATTGGGTTCCATACTTTTGATTATGCTCGACATTTCTTGTCTTGTTGTAGTCGAATGCTTGGTCTTACCTATGAATCCAAGAGAGGTTATATAGGCCTTGAATATTATGGTAGGACTGTCAGTATCAAGATTCTTCCAGTGGGCATTCACATGGGCCAGCTTCAGTCGGTTTTGAGCCTTCCTGAAACTGAGGCTAAAGTTGCTGAGCTTATCAAGCAGTTTCGTGATCAGGGAAGAATAATGTTGCTTGGAGTGGATGATATGGACATTTTTAAGGGTATAAGTCTGAAGTTATTGGCAATGGAACAGTTGCTTGTGCAACATCCTGAGTGGCAGGGAAAGGTAGTGCTGGTGCAGATAGCAAATCCTGCCAGGGGCAGAGGAAAAGATGTCAAAGAGGTACAGGCAGAGACATACTCAACGGTGGAAAGGATAAATGAAACTTTTGGAAAACCTGGATATGATCCTGTTTTATTGGTAGATCAACCACTTAAGTTTTACGAGAGAATTGCGTATTATGTTGTTGCAGAATGTTGTTTGGTAACTGCAGTTAGGGATGGCATGAATCTGATACCATATGAGTACATAATAAGTCGGCAAGGAAATGAGATATTGGATAAGGTATTGGGTTTGGAACCATCTGCCTCAAAGAAGAGTATGTTGGTTGTATCTGAATTTATTGGCTGCTCTCCATCCTTGAGTGGAGCAATTCGTGTGAATCCATGGAATATTGATGCAGTGGCAGATGCAATGGATTGTGCCTTGGAGATGCAAGACCAAGAAAAACAGCTCAGGCATGAGAAACATTACAGATATGTTAGTACCCATGATGTTGGATATTGGGCACGCAGTTTCCTACAAGATTTGGAGAGGACATGTTGTGAACATGAGCACCGCAGGTGCTGGGGTATTGGGTTTGGGTTAAGCTTTAGAGTTGTGGCTCTTGATCAGAGCTTCAGGAAGCTATCAATGGAGCACATAGTGTCAGCGTACAAGAGAACTACAACCAGGGCTATTCTTCTGGACTATGATGGTACATTGATGCCTCAGGGCACAATTGATAAGAGCCCAAATTCCAAAACTATTGAAATTCTAAATAGTTTGTGTAGAGATAAGAACAACATGGTTTTCCTTGTTAGTGCAAAAAGTCGAAAGACGCTTGCTGAATGGTTTGCTCCTTGTGATAAGTTGGGAATAGCTGCAGAGCATGGTTATTTTCTAAG GTTGAGTCAAGATGAAGAATGGGAGACTTGTATACCAGTAGCAGATTGTAGTTGGAAGCAGATAGCTGAACCTGTGATGAAGCTATACACTGAAACAACTGATGGGTCCACCATTGAAGACAAGGAAACTGCACTTGTCTGGTGTTATGAGGATGCCGATCCAGATTTTGGTTCGTGCCAAGCAAAGGAGCTTCTTGATCATCTTGAAAGCGTGCTTGCCAATGAACCAGTTACAGTGAAGAGTGGGCAGAATCTTGTTGAGGTTAAGCCACAG GGTGTAAGCAAGGGACTCGTAGCGAAACGTCTACTTTCCACCATGCAAGAAAAGGCAATGTCACCAGATTTTGTTTTGTGCATAGGGGACGACAGATCTGATGAAGATATGTTTGAGGTAATCATCAGTTCCATGGCTGGGCCATCCATTGCCCCTAAGGCAGAAGTTTTTGCATGTACAGTCGGTCGAAAACCCAGCAAGGCCAAGTATTATCTTGATGACACTGTAGAAATCGTTCGGTTGATGCAGGGTTTGGCTTCAGTCACAGAACAAATGCATCCTGCATTGCCTTAA
- the LOC123213945 gene encoding alpha,alpha-trehalose-phosphate synthase [UDP-forming] 6-like isoform X1 encodes MVSRSYSNLLELASGESPSFGRMSRRIPRVMTVAGILSDIDDDLSETVCSDPSSSSNQRERIIIVANQLPIRAQRKSDSGKGCKGWIFSLDENSLLLQLKDGLGDDNIEVIYVGCLKEEIQMNEQEEVSQILLETFKCIPVFLPQDLFSRYYHGFCKQQLWPLFHYMLPLSPDLGGRFNRSLWQAYVSSNKIFADRIMEVINPEDDFVWIHDYHLMVLPTFLRKRFNRVKLGFFLHSPFPSSEIYKTLPIREELLRALLNSDLIGFHTFDYARHFLSCCSRMLGLTYESKRGYIGLEYYGRTVSIKILPVGIHMGQLQSVLSLPETEAKVAELIKQFRDQGRIMLLGVDDMDIFKGISLKLLAMEQLLVQHPEWQGKVVLVQIANPARGRGKDVKEVQAETYSTVERINETFGKPGYDPVLLVDQPLKFYERIAYYVVAECCLVTAVRDGMNLIPYEYIISRQGNEILDKVLGLEPSASKKSMLVVSEFIGCSPSLSGAIRVNPWNIDAVADAMDCALEMQDQEKQLRHEKHYRYVSTHDVGYWARSFLQDLERTCCEHEHRRCWGIGFGLSFRVVALDQSFRKLSMEHIVSAYKRTTTRAILLDYDGTLMPQGTIDKSPNSKTIEILNSLCRDKNNMVFLVSAKSRKTLAEWFAPCDKLGIAAEHGYFLRLSQDEEWETCIPVADCSWKQIAEPVMKLYTETTDGSTIEDKETALVWCYEDADPDFGSCQAKELLDHLESVLANEPVTVKSGQNLVEVKPQGVSKGLVAKRLLSTMQEKAMSPDFVLCIGDDRSDEDMFEVIISSMAGPSIAPKAEVFACTVGRKPSKAKYYLDDTVEIVRLMQGLASVTEQMHPALP; translated from the exons ATCATAATTGTGGCCAATCAGTTGCCTATTAGGGCACAACGAAAATCGGATAGTGGAAAGGGTTGCAAAGGCTGGATTTTCAGTTTGGATGAGAATTCGCTTCTTCTCCAATTGAAAGATGGATTAGGAGATGATAATATTGAAGTGATATATGTTGGATGTTTGAAGGAAGAGATTCAAATGAATGAACAAGAAGAGGTGTCACAAATACTTTTGGAGACCTTTAAATGCATCCCAGTTTTTCTCCCACAAGATCTTTTTAGCCGGTACTATCATGGGTTTTGTAAGCAACAATTATGGCCTTTGTTTCATTACATGCTACCTTTATCACCAGACCTTGGTGGCAGGTTTAATCGGTCATTATGGCaagcatatgtttcatcaaataagattttTGCTGATAGGATAATGGAGGTGATTAACCCGGAAGATGATTTTGTGTGGATCCATGATTATCATCTAATGGTGTTACCGACTTTCTTGAGGAAGAGATTCAATAGGGTGAAGCTTGGGTTTTTTCTGCATAGCCCATTCCCTTCGTCAGAGATTTACAAGACATTGCCAATCAGGGAAGAACTTTTGCGAGCCCTTTTGAATTCGGATTTAATTGGGTTCCATACTTTTGATTATGCTCGACATTTCTTGTCTTGTTGTAGTCGAATGCTTGGTCTTACCTATGAATCCAAGAGAGGTTATATAGGCCTTGAATATTATGGTAGGACTGTCAGTATCAAGATTCTTCCAGTGGGCATTCACATGGGCCAGCTTCAGTCGGTTTTGAGCCTTCCTGAAACTGAGGCTAAAGTTGCTGAGCTTATCAAGCAGTTTCGTGATCAGGGAAGAATAATGTTGCTTGGAGTGGATGATATGGACATTTTTAAGGGTATAAGTCTGAAGTTATTGGCAATGGAACAGTTGCTTGTGCAACATCCTGAGTGGCAGGGAAAGGTAGTGCTGGTGCAGATAGCAAATCCTGCCAGGGGCAGAGGAAAAGATGTCAAAGAGGTACAGGCAGAGACATACTCAACGGTGGAAAGGATAAATGAAACTTTTGGAAAACCTGGATATGATCCTGTTTTATTGGTAGATCAACCACTTAAGTTTTACGAGAGAATTGCGTATTATGTTGTTGCAGAATGTTGTTTGGTAACTGCAGTTAGGGATGGCATGAATCTGATACCATATGAGTACATAATAAGTCGGCAAGGAAATGAGATATTGGATAAGGTATTGGGTTTGGAACCATCTGCCTCAAAGAAGAGTATGTTGGTTGTATCTGAATTTATTGGCTGCTCTCCATCCTTGAGTGGAGCAATTCGTGTGAATCCATGGAATATTGATGCAGTGGCAGATGCAATGGATTGTGCCTTGGAGATGCAAGACCAAGAAAAACAGCTCAGGCATGAGAAACATTACAGATATGTTAGTACCCATGATGTTGGATATTGGGCACGCAGTTTCCTACAAGATTTGGAGAGGACATGTTGTGAACATGAGCACCGCAGGTGCTGGGGTATTGGGTTTGGGTTAAGCTTTAGAGTTGTGGCTCTTGATCAGAGCTTCAGGAAGCTATCAATGGAGCACATAGTGTCAGCGTACAAGAGAACTACAACCAGGGCTATTCTTCTGGACTATGATGGTACATTGATGCCTCAGGGCACAATTGATAAGAGCCCAAATTCCAAAACTATTGAAATTCTAAATAGTTTGTGTAGAGATAAGAACAACATGGTTTTCCTTGTTAGTGCAAAAAGTCGAAAGACGCTTGCTGAATGGTTTGCTCCTTGTGATAAGTTGGGAATAGCTGCAGAGCATGGTTATTTTCTAAG GTTGAGTCAAGATGAAGAATGGGAGACTTGTATACCAGTAGCAGATTGTAGTTGGAAGCAGATAGCTGAACCTGTGATGAAGCTATACACTGAAACAACTGATGGGTCCACCATTGAAGACAAGGAAACTGCACTTGTCTGGTGTTATGAGGATGCCGATCCAGATTTTGGTTCGTGCCAAGCAAAGGAGCTTCTTGATCATCTTGAAAGCGTGCTTGCCAATGAACCAGTTACAGTGAAGAGTGGGCAGAATCTTGTTGAGGTTAAGCCACAG GGTGTAAGCAAGGGACTCGTAGCGAAACGTCTACTTTCCACCATGCAAGAAAAGGCAATGTCACCAGATTTTGTTTTGTGCATAGGGGACGACAGATCTGATGAAGATATGTTTGAGGTAATCATCAGTTCCATGGCTGGGCCATCCATTGCCCCTAAGGCAGAAGTTTTTGCATGTACAGTCGGTCGAAAACCCAGCAAGGCCAAGTATTATCTTGATGACACTGTAGAAATCGTTCGGTTGATGCAGGGTTTGGCTTCAGTCACAGAACAAATGCATCCTGCATTGCCTTAA